In Pseudanabaena yagii GIHE-NHR1, a genomic segment contains:
- a CDS encoding DUF2326 domain-containing protein, with protein MIHPSFVQRQRESAPSQNEVIRLYESAGIELPGLVSRRLEEVENFHRQIIGNRSEFLSIEINRLMRTIGELDTLIREKTDRRASRLEVLQTHGALEEYTRLQELYLETVSSLNEINQRIAELQQIEDGKSALKIEKEQLQRKARRDYQERITQSERAIGLFNENSQALYNAPGTLAIDVVPNGFQFKVDIERDRSEGIGKMKIFCYDLMLAQLWSQNTLSPHILIHDSTIFDGVDERQVALALELAARESERLGFKYICTLNSDMIPSAAFSPEFNFNSFVRLRLTDNEGGNLLGVDF; from the coding sequence TTGATTCATCCTTCATTTGTGCAACGCCAACGGGAAAGCGCCCCATCTCAAAATGAAGTAATTCGACTATATGAAAGTGCTGGTATTGAGCTTCCTGGGCTAGTAAGTCGTCGCCTTGAGGAGGTAGAAAATTTTCATCGTCAAATTATTGGAAATCGTAGTGAGTTTCTGTCAATAGAAATTAATCGTTTAATGCGAACTATTGGCGAACTAGATACACTCATCAGGGAAAAAACTGATCGTCGGGCTTCTAGACTTGAAGTATTGCAAACTCATGGAGCTTTAGAAGAATATACAAGACTACAAGAATTATATTTAGAAACAGTATCAAGTCTTAACGAGATTAATCAACGTATTGCTGAACTACAACAGATTGAAGATGGCAAAAGCGCACTAAAAATAGAGAAAGAACAGTTACAGAGAAAAGCTCGTAGAGACTATCAAGAACGTATTACTCAGTCTGAACGGGCAATCGGTCTATTTAATGAAAACTCACAGGCTCTTTATAATGCTCCAGGAACTTTAGCTATTGATGTAGTCCCAAATGGATTTCAATTTAAAGTAGATATTGAGAGAGATCGCAGTGAAGGAATAGGGAAAATGAAAATCTTCTGTTATGACCTAATGTTGGCTCAACTATGGTCACAGAATACGTTATCACCTCATATTCTCATTCACGATAGTACTATCTTTGATGGAGTTGACGAACGACAAGTAGCTCTGGCGCTTGAACTAGCTGCAAGAGAGTCAGAACGTCTTGGTTTTAAATACATCTGTACTCTCAATTCAGATATGATTCCTTCAGCAGCATTTTCACCTGAATTTAATTTTAATTCATTTGTAAGGTTGAGACTAACTGATAATGAAGGTGGTAACTTACTTGGAGTAGATTTTTAA
- a CDS encoding AAA family ATPase, whose product MNLFENHRQQITASEAPLADRLRPRHLDEFIGQEHILGQGRLLRRAIQADRLSSLIFYGPPGTGKTTLARIIANTTNAHFIAINAVLAGVKEIREAIETAQTQRGYHNQRTILFVDEVHRFNKSQQDALLPWVENGTIILIGATTENPFFEVNKALVSRSRLFQLKPLTEADLRRVLEQAISDRQRGYGNLNVNVTEEAIAHLANVANGDARSLLNALELAVETTEPDKDGAIAITLSVAEESIQQRAVLYDKEGDAHFDTISAFIKSVRGSDPDAALYWLAKMVYAGEDSRFILRRLLILASEDIGLADPQAVVVVNACAEAFDRIGLPEGRYHLAQATLYLANAPKSNSLMGFFDAIAAVEQERQSDVPNPLKDSSRDKKGFGHGAGYLYPHAYRDHWIEQQYLPSSLQGQVFYQPSDQGAEAAIKLQVERRREAQLAAMVSGVVIELPEILIFSPTDTKSDRWLQRTIGQAGERLAKIRDRLFSKLSLQRHHVVLNLNAATGLMTWEALRSVPEGGVYAMTYQENEAIALQEQAASLPELLRPEVSYGSLIELPEAISSIQFEAIIGYNALMREPDKLSCIQLLANLLQLDGKIALYESIPKHTQRIYRLLDLPDEFGDRWMQAEESIYANLDDPMTNWDIDDLRSAFEKVSLKVEIEVERIITPMQISTALLNRWFSKAQAKPSYVSHLAKFLTDDEIAIIQQLLTNKLLNKTVDWTSSAAMIIH is encoded by the coding sequence CTATCATCCCTCATCTTTTATGGTCCCCCTGGCACAGGCAAAACTACTCTAGCCCGCATTATCGCCAACACCACCAACGCCCACTTTATTGCTATCAATGCTGTGCTCGCAGGTGTAAAAGAAATCAGAGAAGCAATTGAAACCGCCCAAACCCAACGCGGCTATCACAATCAACGCACGATCCTCTTTGTCGATGAAGTGCATCGCTTCAACAAATCCCAACAGGACGCATTACTGCCTTGGGTAGAAAATGGCACAATCATTCTCATCGGTGCAACTACCGAAAATCCCTTCTTTGAAGTAAATAAAGCATTAGTCAGTCGATCGCGTTTATTTCAATTAAAGCCATTAACTGAAGCGGATTTACGGCGCGTATTAGAACAAGCAATTAGCGATCGCCAAAGAGGTTACGGCAATCTCAATGTAAATGTTACTGAAGAAGCGATCGCCCATTTAGCCAATGTCGCCAATGGTGATGCAAGGTCATTGCTGAATGCCTTGGAGCTAGCAGTAGAAACAACGGAACCCGATAAAGATGGCGCGATCGCTATTACTTTATCCGTAGCCGAAGAATCGATTCAACAAAGAGCAGTTCTCTACGACAAAGAAGGCGATGCTCACTTCGATACGATTAGCGCCTTCATCAAAAGCGTGCGCGGTTCCGATCCTGATGCTGCTCTCTATTGGTTAGCCAAAATGGTCTATGCAGGCGAAGATTCGCGCTTTATTTTGCGACGATTACTGATTTTAGCGAGTGAAGATATCGGACTTGCAGACCCACAAGCAGTGGTAGTCGTGAATGCTTGCGCTGAAGCCTTTGACCGCATTGGCTTACCCGAAGGTCGCTATCATCTAGCCCAAGCCACACTCTATCTTGCCAATGCTCCCAAATCAAACAGTCTCATGGGATTTTTCGATGCGATCGCCGCCGTAGAGCAGGAACGTCAATCCGATGTTCCCAATCCCCTCAAAGATAGCAGTCGCGATAAAAAAGGCTTCGGTCATGGAGCCGGCTATCTCTATCCCCACGCCTATCGCGACCATTGGATCGAGCAGCAATATTTACCCAGCAGTTTGCAAGGACAAGTATTCTATCAACCATCAGATCAAGGGGCAGAAGCTGCGATTAAGTTACAAGTAGAACGCCGCCGCGAAGCTCAATTAGCCGCAATGGTGAGCGGAGTAGTCATAGAATTGCCTGAAATCCTCATCTTTAGCCCCACTGATACTAAAAGCGATCGCTGGTTACAACGCACCATCGGACAGGCAGGTGAAAGATTAGCCAAAATACGCGATCGCCTATTCTCCAAATTATCGCTACAACGTCATCATGTAGTTCTCAACCTAAATGCCGCAACAGGTTTAATGACATGGGAAGCATTGCGATCGGTTCCAGAAGGCGGAGTCTATGCAATGACTTATCAGGAAAATGAGGCGATCGCTTTGCAAGAACAAGCAGCAAGTTTGCCCGAACTGTTGCGTCCAGAAGTTTCGTATGGCTCTTTAATAGAACTGCCAGAAGCGATCTCCTCTATACAGTTTGAGGCGATTATTGGCTATAACGCTTTGATGCGAGAACCTGATAAATTATCCTGCATTCAGCTATTAGCAAATCTCTTGCAACTTGATGGCAAAATTGCTCTCTATGAATCAATTCCCAAACACACACAACGAATTTATCGATTGCTTGATTTACCTGATGAATTTGGCGATCGCTGGATGCAAGCTGAAGAATCAATCTATGCCAATCTTGATGATCCGATGACAAATTGGGATATTGATGATTTGCGATCGGCTTTTGAGAAAGTTAGTTTAAAGGTTGAAATAGAAGTAGAACGCATAATCACACCCATGCAAATTTCTACGGCTTTGTTAAACCGTTGGTTTAGCAAAGCTCAGGCAAAGCCATCCTATGTTAGCCACCTAGCCAAGTTTCTCACTGATGATGAAATTGCGATCATTCAACAATTACTGACAAATAAGCTATTGAATAAAACAGTAGATTGGACAAGTTCAGCAGCAATGATTATTCATTAA
- a CDS encoding HigA family addiction module antitoxin, with amino-acid sequence MSRIPTHRVPTHPGEMLLEEFLLPLNLSQRDLASAIHVPYQRVNEIVNRRRGITPSTALRLARFFSTSADFWMNLQQSWDLYHAQLSEIHDLQTIQPLKVLSVG; translated from the coding sequence ATGTCAAGAATCCCAACCCATCGTGTCCCCACTCATCCTGGCGAAATGTTGCTGGAGGAATTTCTGCTACCTCTTAATTTGTCTCAGCGTGACCTTGCTAGTGCGATTCATGTTCCCTATCAACGGGTGAATGAGATTGTTAATCGTCGTCGCGGTATTACTCCTAGTACAGCTTTGCGCTTGGCTAGATTCTTTTCCACTTCGGCCGATTTCTGGATGAATCTCCAACAGTCTTGGGATCTCTATCATGCTCAACTTTCGGAAATTCATGACCTCCAAACCATTCAACCATTAAAAGTTTTGTCTGTTGGCTAA
- a CDS encoding type II toxin-antitoxin system RelE/ParE family toxin: MILSFLNQGTEDVFNGKNTRQARKVCPASISRVAARKLDQINAATILDDLRAPPNNRLEALAGDRLGQHSIRINDQYRICFIWSDAGASQVEIVDYH; this comes from the coding sequence ATGATTCTCTCTTTTCTAAACCAGGGCACTGAAGATGTCTTTAATGGCAAAAACACTAGGCAAGCGAGAAAAGTCTGTCCTGCTTCAATTAGTCGCGTTGCTGCTCGTAAACTTGACCAGATCAATGCGGCGACTATCCTTGATGACCTCCGCGCTCCTCCCAATAATCGCCTAGAAGCTTTGGCTGGCGATCGCCTTGGTCAACATAGTATTCGGATTAATGACCAGTATCGTATTTGTTTTATTTGGTCTGATGCTGGTGCTTCTCAGGTGGAAATTGTCGATTATCACTAA
- a CDS encoding class I SAM-dependent methyltransferase: protein MKFTPLNDRLHNYLLSVTLREHPLLKELRHETANHARGNMQIAPEQGQLMALLIQLIGAKKTLEVGVFTGYSSLSVALSLPEDGKVIACDVSEEYTSIARRYWEKAEVAHKIDLHIAPAIQTLDRLLAEGQANTFDFAFIDADKENYDGYYERSLQLVRKGGLIAIDNVLWSGRVIDPEFQDADTLAIRALNEKLHQDQRISLSLLPVSDGLTLALKC from the coding sequence ATGAAATTTACTCCTTTAAACGATCGCCTTCATAACTATCTTTTGTCTGTTACCTTAAGAGAGCATCCTCTGCTCAAGGAACTACGCCATGAAACTGCGAACCATGCTAGAGGCAATATGCAGATTGCCCCAGAGCAGGGTCAGTTAATGGCTTTATTGATTCAATTGATTGGGGCTAAGAAGACCTTAGAGGTAGGTGTATTTACGGGTTATAGCTCTCTTTCCGTTGCCCTCTCATTACCTGAAGATGGGAAAGTGATTGCCTGTGATGTTAGCGAAGAATATACCAGCATTGCTAGACGCTATTGGGAAAAGGCAGAAGTTGCTCATAAAATCGATTTGCATATTGCCCCTGCGATTCAGACCCTCGATCGCTTACTTGCCGAGGGTCAAGCAAACACCTTTGATTTCGCCTTCATTGATGCGGATAAAGAGAATTATGATGGCTACTACGAGCGATCGCTACAGTTGGTGCGGAAAGGTGGCTTAATTGCGATCGATAATGTCTTGTGGAGTGGACGAGTGATCGATCCAGAGTTTCAAGATGCTGATACTTTAGCAATTCGCGCTCTCAATGAGAAGTTACATCAAGATCAACGGATTTCTCTATCGCTATTGCCTGTATCCGATGGTTTGACCCTTGCTTTAAAGTGTTAG
- a CDS encoding carboxymuconolactone decarboxylase family protein, translating into MTNLIEYESASDEVRAIYDDIRTTRQTEYINNFWKALANHPPTLRRTWETLKEVMGGEGEIDPLTRELIYIAVSVTNGCEYCIASHTAAARAKGLTEKVRGELLAIVAAANSTNRLANGYQVPVDEQFKI; encoded by the coding sequence ATGACTAACCTAATCGAATACGAATCCGCTAGTGACGAAGTACGCGCAATTTATGACGATATTCGCACCACTCGCCAAACCGAATATATCAACAATTTCTGGAAAGCTCTTGCCAATCATCCTCCCACTCTCCGTCGCACATGGGAAACCCTCAAGGAGGTCATGGGTGGTGAAGGCGAAATTGATCCCCTGACAAGGGAATTGATTTACATCGCCGTTAGCGTCACTAATGGCTGTGAATACTGTATCGCCTCCCATACTGCTGCCGCCCGTGCTAAAGGATTAACCGAAAAAGTTCGCGGTGAGTTACTAGCGATCGTCGCAGCTGCAAATTCCACTAATCGCCTTGCTAATGGCTATCAAGTTCCCGTCGATGAGCAGTTTAAAATCTAA
- a CDS encoding arylsulfatase, whose product MTKFTNSSKRDFWKSSLQFVLQWDTKKAIAKQISFVTAIALMFSSILPLPAFADYGDTLPLPQPPFKGKIGITYKESQPDFPKPIKAPDKAPNVLLVLLDDVGFGQTSSFGGLIETPNLDRLAAGGLRYNQFHTTALCSPTRAALLTGRNHHSVSTGVITELASGYPGYTAILPRSAATIAEVLRSNGYNTAAFGKWHNTPDYETSAVGPFDRWPTSLGFDYFYGFLGGDTNQWSPNLVENTQHIQKPLDDPNYHLTPDLVDHAIKWIRTQQSIAPDKPFFTYLATGATHAPHHAPKEWIEKYKGKFDQGWDKLRADIFERQLKLGIIPADTKLTPRPAEIPAWDSLTPTEQKVYAHQFEVFAGFLSHTDAEVGRVIEAINQLGELDNTLVFFIAGDNGASAEGGLTGSVNEFKVFNGVEESPQEILAALDDLGSSKTFNHFHAAWAWAVDSPFQWTKQIASHFGGTRNGLVISWGDRIKDQGAIRSQFHHVIDIAPTILEAAGIEEPEVVNGAKQQPIEGTSLVYSFDDPAVASKHKTQYFEMFGNRAIYDNGWVAAARHGRLPWERFSKTTFDQDNWELYNVAPDFSESQDLAKDNPQKLAELQNLFLKEAKKYKVLPLDDRTIQRFDINTRPSITTGRNSFSYYTTVTGIPEGSAPNTKNRSFSITANVDIAKDGAEGVLVTQGGRFAGWSFFFKDGKPTYAYNFLNSDRTIIQSSEPVAIGKSKVRFDFTYDGGGIGAGGTGKLFINDKQVAEGRIEKTVGFRIGLDETFDVGQDTGSAVVDSYQVPFKFTGNLEQVKLDLL is encoded by the coding sequence ATGACAAAATTTACAAATTCTTCAAAGAGAGATTTTTGGAAAAGCTCTCTTCAGTTTGTTTTGCAATGGGATACTAAAAAAGCGATCGCCAAACAAATCAGTTTTGTAACTGCGATCGCTCTCATGTTTTCTAGCATCCTCCCTTTACCTGCCTTTGCGGACTATGGCGACACCTTGCCATTACCACAACCACCTTTCAAGGGCAAAATTGGCATAACTTACAAGGAATCTCAACCCGACTTCCCTAAACCAATTAAAGCTCCTGACAAAGCTCCTAATGTGCTGCTAGTTCTCCTTGATGATGTAGGCTTTGGACAAACTAGCTCCTTCGGTGGATTGATTGAAACTCCGAACTTAGATCGCTTAGCGGCTGGGGGATTACGTTACAATCAATTCCATACTACAGCGCTCTGCTCTCCCACTAGAGCCGCCTTGCTGACAGGACGCAATCACCATTCCGTCAGTACAGGTGTGATTACAGAACTTGCATCGGGCTACCCAGGGTATACTGCGATCCTCCCCCGCAGCGCCGCCACGATCGCCGAGGTATTACGCAGCAATGGCTATAACACCGCCGCCTTTGGTAAATGGCACAATACTCCTGATTACGAAACTAGTGCTGTAGGACCTTTTGATCGCTGGCCGACTAGTTTAGGTTTTGATTATTTTTATGGATTTTTGGGCGGTGATACCAATCAATGGAGTCCTAACTTGGTAGAGAATACTCAACATATTCAGAAACCTTTGGATGATCCCAATTATCACCTCACTCCCGATCTCGTTGATCATGCGATTAAATGGATTCGCACCCAGCAATCGATCGCTCCCGATAAGCCCTTCTTTACTTACCTTGCCACAGGCGCAACCCATGCGCCCCACCACGCACCTAAGGAATGGATTGAGAAATACAAGGGCAAGTTCGATCAAGGTTGGGATAAATTACGCGCTGACATTTTTGAGCGTCAGCTTAAACTGGGGATTATTCCTGCGGATACGAAACTCACTCCCCGTCCTGCGGAAATTCCTGCTTGGGATTCCCTCACACCTACGGAGCAGAAAGTTTACGCGCACCAATTTGAAGTATTTGCAGGTTTCCTCAGCCATACTGATGCCGAAGTTGGTCGTGTGATTGAGGCGATCAATCAGCTAGGCGAATTGGATAATACCCTTGTCTTCTTCATTGCTGGTGACAATGGCGCGAGTGCAGAAGGTGGTTTAACAGGCAGTGTTAACGAGTTCAAGGTCTTTAATGGCGTTGAAGAAAGTCCTCAAGAAATTCTCGCCGCCCTAGATGATTTGGGTAGTTCTAAAACTTTTAATCATTTTCATGCTGCTTGGGCTTGGGCTGTGGACAGCCCTTTCCAATGGACTAAGCAAATCGCTTCTCACTTTGGCGGTACTCGCAATGGTCTAGTCATCTCTTGGGGCGATCGCATTAAGGATCAAGGTGCTATTCGCAGCCAGTTCCATCATGTGATTGATATTGCGCCAACGATTCTGGAAGCAGCAGGAATTGAAGAGCCAGAAGTGGTTAATGGTGCAAAACAGCAGCCTATTGAGGGAACCAGTCTTGTGTATTCCTTTGATGATCCTGCGGTGGCTTCAAAACATAAAACTCAGTACTTTGAGATGTTTGGCAACCGTGCCATTTATGACAATGGCTGGGTAGCGGCGGCGCGTCATGGTCGTTTACCTTGGGAGCGATTCTCTAAAACTACCTTTGATCAGGACAATTGGGAACTATACAATGTTGCCCCAGACTTTAGCGAATCTCAGGATTTAGCGAAGGATAATCCTCAAAAGTTAGCAGAATTGCAAAATCTCTTTCTGAAGGAAGCGAAGAAATATAAGGTTCTGCCCTTAGACGATCGCACCATCCAACGCTTTGATATTAACACCCGTCCTAGCATTACCACAGGGCGCAATAGCTTTAGTTACTACACCACGGTCACAGGCATTCCTGAAGGTAGCGCTCCTAATACTAAAAATCGATCCTTCAGTATCACTGCCAATGTGGATATTGCTAAAGATGGTGCAGAAGGGGTTTTAGTGACTCAAGGCGGACGTTTTGCAGGTTGGAGTTTCTTCTTCAAAGATGGCAAACCCACCTATGCCTATAACTTCCTGAATAGCGATCGCACGATTATTCAGTCCTCTGAACCCGTAGCGATCGGTAAATCTAAAGTTAGATTTGATTTTACCTATGATGGTGGCGGGATTGGTGCAGGTGGCACTGGCAAGCTATTTATCAATGATAAGCAGGTTGCCGAAGGTCGGATCGAGAAAACCGTCGGCTTCCGCATTGGCTTAGATGAAACCTTTGATGTTGGTCAAGATACAGGTAGCGCAGTGGTTGATAGCTATCAAGTCCCCTTTAAATTCACTGGCAATTTAGAGCAGGTTAAACTCGATTTATTGTAA
- a CDS encoding HAD family hydrolase, with product MTLLNLNQADLSDIRLIASDVDGTLTHNGKFSSDFISTLLHLQSAGIKVLLVTGRSAGWVSALVNYLPVAGAISENGGLFLQPNGQQDLLCSIPNLSRHRILLENTFHHIKQKFPNLQTSADNQFRITDWTFDVDNLSTDDIHAISAQCDLMGWSFTYSNVQCHIKPIHQDKATGLDKVLKSHFPELNLQQVLTIGDSPNDEAMFNPQLFPISVGVANIHHYHDKMLHLPKYVTQASEFAGFQELALLLLRNRVINDIM from the coding sequence ATGACCCTGCTCAATCTCAATCAAGCTGATTTGTCCGACATCCGTTTAATTGCTTCCGATGTTGATGGTACTCTTACTCATAATGGAAAATTCTCCTCCGATTTCATCTCCACTCTTCTCCATTTACAATCAGCAGGAATCAAAGTTCTATTGGTGACTGGTCGCTCGGCGGGTTGGGTCAGTGCTTTAGTGAATTATTTACCTGTGGCTGGGGCGATCTCAGAAAATGGTGGTTTATTTTTGCAACCCAATGGTCAACAAGATTTGCTTTGTTCGATTCCCAATCTATCCAGACATCGTATTCTCTTAGAAAATACTTTCCATCACATTAAGCAGAAATTTCCTAATCTTCAGACTTCCGCTGATAATCAGTTCCGCATTACCGATTGGACTTTTGATGTCGATAATTTATCGACTGATGATATTCACGCAATTTCTGCTCAATGCGATCTCATGGGTTGGAGTTTTACCTATAGCAATGTCCAATGTCATATCAAACCAATCCATCAAGATAAGGCAACGGGCTTAGATAAAGTACTCAAAAGTCATTTTCCTGAACTCAACTTGCAGCAAGTCCTAACCATTGGCGATAGCCCTAATGATGAGGCGATGTTTAATCCACAACTATTTCCCATTTCTGTTGGCGTAGCAAACATTCACCATTATCACGACAAGATGCTGCATTTACCCAAGTACGTTACTCAGGCTTCTGAGTTTGCGGGATTCCAAGAGTTAGCCCTGCTACTGCTCCGAAATCGTGTCATAAATGACATTATGTAA
- a CDS encoding IS1 family transposase (programmed frameshift): MKCPKCGSTHIRKNGKRGDKQNHICADCGRQFIDHYSVLGYSQDVKKICLKMYCNGMGFRQIERCTDVSHNSVINWVKEAAKQLPEHPPIETIPDVGELDELQTFVGSKKLIWLWTAVNHFSQGILAWVLGDRSSKTFEPLWTLIKVWQCYFWVTDGYCVYKMFINSEDQIISKTYMTRVEGENTRLRHYLARLHRKTLCYSKSEQMLRYSIRLLIHYLKYKSIPTFS, translated from the exons ATGAAATGTCCAAAGTGTGGTTCAACACATATTCGTAAAAATGGGAAACGAGGAGACAAACAAAATCATATTTGCGCTGATTGCGGTCGTCAGTTCATTGATCATTACTCAGTGCTGGGATATTCCCAAGATGTCAAAAAAATATGCCTAAAAATGTACTGCAACGGCATGGGATTTAGACAAATTGAGAGATGTACCGATGTTAGTCACAACTCAGTCATCAACTGGGTTAAGGAAGCAGCCAAGCAATTACCAGAACATCCACCGATTGAGACTATTCCTGATGTTGGTGAACTGGATGAACTCCAGACTTTTGTTGGGTCAAAAAAA TTGATTTGGCTATGGACTGCGGTGAATCATTTTAGCCAAGGTATCTTGGCTTGGGTATTAGGGGATAGGAGTAGCAAAACCTTTGAACCTCTATGGACATTGATTAAGGTTTGGCAATGCTATTTCTGGGTTACCGATGGCTACTGTGTCTACAAAATGTTTATCAACTCGGAAGATCAAATTATTAGCAAAACCTACATGACCAGAGTTGAGGGTGAAAATACGAGACTGAGACATTATCTTGCCAGATTGCATCGCAAAACTTTATGTTATTCAAAATCTGAACAAATGTTGCGGTATTCAATTCGTCTGTTAATTCATTATCTCAAGTACAAATCGATTCCCACCTTTTCTTGA
- a CDS encoding HAD family hydrolase, whose protein sequence is MAAILFDLDGTLTDPKIGITTCIQYAISQLGNQPPTTDELLWCIGPPLSVSFAKLLETEDRVLINHAISLYRDRFSTVGLFENELYPEIPEAIASIRAEGYQTYVATSKPHVYAKRIVEHFELSALFDGIYGSELDGTRSIKGELIRHILLTENLDAKATVMIGDRSHDVIGAKQNQVFAIGITYGYGSIEELNNHGADAIAHSPQEILPLIPLKS, encoded by the coding sequence ATGGCAGCAATTTTATTCGATCTTGATGGAACCCTGACCGATCCGAAGATTGGGATTACGACCTGCATTCAATATGCGATCTCCCAACTTGGTAATCAACCACCAACCACCGATGAATTGCTGTGGTGTATTGGTCCACCATTGAGCGTAAGTTTTGCGAAACTTCTAGAAACCGAGGATCGGGTTTTGATTAATCATGCCATTTCTTTATATCGCGATCGCTTCTCAACCGTCGGCTTATTTGAAAATGAGCTTTATCCCGAAATCCCTGAGGCTATTGCATCTATTCGTGCAGAAGGCTATCAAACCTATGTAGCAACTTCTAAACCCCATGTATATGCGAAACGGATTGTCGAGCATTTTGAGTTGTCTGCTCTCTTTGATGGTATCTATGGCAGTGAATTAGATGGTACACGGAGCATTAAAGGAGAATTGATTCGTCATATTCTGCTGACGGAAAACCTCGATGCTAAAGCAACCGTGATGATCGGCGATCGCTCTCATGATGTGATTGGCGCAAAGCAAAATCAAGTTTTTGCGATCGGAATCACCTATGGCTATGGCTCCATAGAAGAGTTAAACAATCATGGTGCTGATGCTATTGCTCATTCCCCCCAAGAAATTCTGCCATTGATTCCCCTCAAATCATAA
- a CDS encoding bile acid:sodium symporter family protein, with protein MNELLSRLNPNLLQQIDFYFHKIDFIFLNRLSFLLFILAMLLATGLSLTVPQIIEPLRNWRLVLRSLIANLVIVPILVLGLLHFIPVSEPIKIGFTILAVAAGPPVLPKLAQMVNGNLAFAAGLMMVLMLASAIFMPIVLPLVLDGVQISPWQVAKPIFVSLLPPLVIGLLIRSRFEAIAISVIPFLRRVNSFALILGLASSLALQFNSLIELAKSGIVLAIAIFIIVAFAVGYLLGGPNIDTRLTLGVGTAQRNIAGALIVAGTNFEDPAIISVIVVTSLSLFVVIRLIARQSFVKQTPSTELS; from the coding sequence ATGAATGAATTATTATCTCGTCTTAATCCCAATCTGCTTCAACAAATAGACTTCTACTTCCACAAAATCGACTTTATCTTCCTTAATCGCCTTTCCTTTTTGCTATTTATTCTAGCAATGTTGCTAGCTACAGGATTAAGTCTCACCGTACCGCAGATTATCGAACCTCTTCGCAATTGGCGGCTAGTCCTTCGCTCTCTCATCGCAAATCTTGTAATTGTACCAATTTTAGTTTTAGGACTACTGCACTTTATACCCGTAAGTGAACCGATTAAGATTGGCTTTACAATCCTTGCAGTCGCGGCTGGCCCCCCTGTGTTACCGAAGTTAGCACAAATGGTAAATGGGAACCTTGCCTTTGCCGCAGGATTGATGATGGTCTTGATGCTTGCCTCCGCTATCTTTATGCCAATTGTCTTACCCCTAGTTTTAGATGGTGTACAGATTAGCCCTTGGCAAGTTGCGAAGCCCATATTTGTGTCCCTATTACCTCCCTTAGTGATCGGGCTATTGATTAGATCGCGCTTTGAGGCGATCGCTATCAGCGTTATTCCATTTCTGCGTCGAGTCAATAGCTTTGCCCTCATCTTGGGTTTAGCTTCATCCCTCGCTTTACAATTCAATAGCCTGATTGAGTTGGCAAAAAGCGGTATCGTCTTGGCGATCGCTATTTTTATCATTGTTGCCTTTGCCGTAGGATATCTGCTCGGTGGACCGAATATAGACACAAGGTTAACCCTTGGCGTAGGTACGGCTCAGCGTAATATTGCAGGAGCATTAATCGTTGCTGGTACAAACTTTGAAGATCCTGCGATTATCAGTGTGATTGTAGTGACAAGCTTATCTCTATTTGTGGTGATTCGCTTAATTGCTAGACAATCCTTTGTGAAACAAACTCCATCCACAGAACTTTCCTGA